A single region of the Undibacterium piscinae genome encodes:
- a CDS encoding c-type cytochrome, with protein sequence MTFMMVGYCVASSDLLTFDMDISSWSSSEMRVLQSLHIDQLPPAPVDRSNAYERIPATADLGKRLFFDARFSANQKISCASCHSPQQQFQDGLALGQGIGKGKRRTMSIVESGRSPWQFWDGRKDSLWAQALGPMEDANEHGGNRLAFANLIRQHYQSDYEKLFGSMPDLKDLPGNASPNGTAEERDTWAKLSEASRQSVSGIFANMGKAIAAYERTLHHAPSRLDNYIAGTLHRDPTAGQILSSSEKRGLRLFIGKGECISCHGGALMTDQHFHNTGVVSRDVKNPDQGRSSAISTVVNDQFNCLGKFSDAGPRDCQELEFIANDDPHMVGAFKTPSLRNVALRPPYMHAGQISTLRDVIHHYADAPSALVGHNERKRIAFSEQEIDDLVSFLGTLSSAGIEN encoded by the coding sequence ATGACGTTCATGATGGTCGGATATTGTGTTGCGAGTAGCGATCTGCTTACATTCGATATGGATATAAGTAGTTGGAGCTCAAGCGAAATGAGAGTCCTGCAATCGTTACATATTGACCAGCTCCCCCCCGCACCTGTCGATCGGTCCAACGCGTATGAGCGAATTCCGGCAACAGCTGATCTGGGGAAACGACTGTTCTTTGATGCGAGATTTAGTGCAAATCAAAAAATCTCGTGCGCCAGTTGCCATTCCCCTCAGCAGCAGTTTCAGGACGGACTTGCTTTGGGTCAGGGTATAGGCAAGGGAAAGCGCCGCACTATGTCCATCGTTGAAAGTGGTCGCAGTCCATGGCAGTTTTGGGATGGTCGAAAAGATAGTCTATGGGCGCAAGCATTAGGACCAATGGAAGACGCCAACGAACATGGCGGCAATCGACTCGCTTTCGCCAACCTGATACGACAGCACTATCAAAGTGACTACGAAAAACTGTTTGGGTCGATGCCGGATCTGAAAGATTTACCTGGCAACGCAAGTCCAAATGGGACTGCCGAAGAACGTGATACATGGGCGAAATTGAGCGAAGCTAGTCGTCAAAGTGTTTCGGGTATCTTTGCAAATATGGGAAAAGCCATCGCTGCCTATGAAAGGACGCTTCATCACGCACCGTCGCGCTTAGATAATTATATTGCTGGCACGTTGCACCGTGACCCTACCGCTGGTCAAATATTAAGTTCATCCGAAAAACGTGGACTACGGTTATTTATTGGAAAAGGTGAATGTATTTCCTGTCATGGTGGTGCACTAATGACAGATCAACATTTTCATAACACAGGCGTTGTGTCACGTGATGTGAAGAACCCTGACCAGGGGAGGTCGTCTGCCATTTCAACCGTTGTGAATGACCAATTCAATTGCCTTGGCAAATTTAGTGACGCTGGACCACGCGATTGTCAGGAGCTGGAATTTATCGCCAATGATGATCCCCACATGGTGGGTGCATTTAAGACCCCAAGTCTTCGCAATGTGGCATTGCGTCCTCCGTATATGCACGCCGGACAGATCAGCACGCTGCGCGATGTCATTCACCATTACGCCGATGCACCGAGTGCACTTGTAGGACACAACGAGCGCAAGCGTATCGCATTTTCAGAGCAGGAAATTGATGATCTCGTGAGTTTTCTTGGGACGCTTTCAAGCGCTGGAATAGAAAACTAA
- a CDS encoding NAD(P)-binding domain-containing protein, with product MDELSENIDVLVIGAGQAGLALGYYLRQTKYSFILTEQNGRIGDSWRNRYDSLVLFTSRRFCALPGLTVHGNPDSYPSKDDIAKYLETYSQHFKLPVQTNVEVQSLERTVDGNFKAVTACGATIYARSVVLATGAFQVPIVPSVADGFSSEIIQFTAETYRSPSQVPKGRVVVVGDGSTGRQIAAELSRTCQVIIATGHSRPVLPSNVFGKDIFWWLDLFGIIRAASDSFLGRKMKRTDSFPGTHLRLSALKKQGIQLVGRLTEARGMKAIFSSGQDLDIDCVVWATGYRDRTDWVAIPKAKNSNGLFLQKNGISPITGMYFIGRSWQSSRGSALLLGVGRDAENIVEHLSNCLNMKLKN from the coding sequence ATGGACGAGCTATCTGAAAATATCGACGTTTTAGTGATTGGCGCGGGGCAAGCGGGACTTGCATTGGGCTACTATCTTCGACAGACTAAGTATTCCTTCATTCTTACCGAACAAAATGGAAGGATTGGAGATAGCTGGCGCAATCGATACGACTCTTTGGTTTTGTTTACGTCTCGTCGATTTTGTGCTTTACCTGGATTGACAGTACATGGCAATCCCGATTCCTATCCAAGCAAAGATGATATCGCTAAATATCTGGAAACATATAGCCAACATTTCAAGCTGCCTGTTCAGACCAATGTGGAAGTTCAATCGCTGGAGAGAACGGTCGATGGAAACTTCAAGGCTGTTACAGCATGTGGTGCAACGATTTATGCTCGGTCGGTAGTATTGGCGACGGGTGCTTTTCAAGTGCCGATAGTTCCTTCTGTCGCAGACGGTTTCTCCAGCGAAATAATACAATTTACAGCCGAGACCTACCGCTCACCGTCGCAAGTCCCTAAAGGTCGTGTCGTCGTTGTCGGTGATGGTTCGACTGGACGACAAATTGCAGCTGAGCTCTCTCGTACTTGCCAAGTAATAATAGCGACAGGTCATTCTCGTCCAGTTCTACCTAGCAATGTATTCGGAAAGGATATTTTCTGGTGGCTAGATTTATTTGGCATTATTCGAGCCGCATCAGACAGTTTTTTAGGGCGAAAAATGAAACGAACTGATTCATTTCCAGGGACGCATTTAAGATTGTCGGCATTGAAAAAACAAGGCATACAATTGGTGGGAAGATTGACTGAGGCTCGCGGAATGAAAGCTATATTTTCGTCGGGGCAGGACTTAGATATTGACTGTGTTGTATGGGCAACCGGGTACCGAGATCGTACCGATTGGGTGGCGATCCCTAAAGCGAAAAATTCTAATGGTCTTTTCCTCCAGAAAAATGGCATTTCGCCAATCACTGGTATGTACTTTATTGGTAGAAGTTGGCAATCGTCACGTGGCTCGGCATTGCTGCTTGGCGTTGGCCGAGATGCCGAGAATATTGTTGAACATCTGTCTAACTGTTTAAATATGAAACTGAAAAATTAA
- a CDS encoding histidine kinase, with protein sequence MDFKTKMATPQVSQFWVEMSGILKMALVSFAIAAFALWLAVPDLGGFGYILLFSECVGVGIIMIRTLLLCLPWLHTTKPLLALILTMVVALPGGYLVGHIFASALVFEPMHISGSGPTKMVPYLATALTGILLLYFLWSREQFSKEASARLVAQHLASESQLRLLRAQIEPHMLFNTLANLRLLVEEDPIQAQLMIDQLIIYLRSALTASRTELIKLCDEFSQLRAYLEIMSLRMGPRLSFELTLPDSLQYATVPSMLLQPLIENAIKHGAEPKIGHSSIEVIARQTETGIEISVSDTGLGLAPDFDYREPSSSSYGLLHVRERLLKTYGPNASLSITRNAPQGVCSTVKIPQ encoded by the coding sequence ATGGATTTCAAAACGAAAATGGCTACCCCCCAGGTGTCGCAGTTTTGGGTAGAAATGTCAGGCATTCTCAAAATGGCGTTGGTGTCGTTCGCGATAGCTGCTTTTGCTTTATGGCTTGCCGTCCCAGATCTCGGCGGATTTGGATACATTCTATTGTTTTCCGAATGCGTTGGTGTCGGCATAATTATGATAAGAACGCTACTTCTATGCTTGCCGTGGCTCCATACAACCAAGCCTTTACTCGCACTCATATTGACGATGGTTGTGGCGCTTCCAGGCGGATATCTTGTCGGTCATATTTTTGCATCTGCATTGGTGTTTGAACCCATGCATATTTCAGGCTCTGGGCCAACCAAAATGGTTCCATACCTCGCAACCGCGTTGACGGGAATTCTTCTATTATATTTTCTCTGGTCTCGTGAGCAATTTTCAAAAGAGGCGTCTGCACGACTAGTTGCGCAGCATTTGGCATCCGAGTCACAACTGCGATTATTACGGGCGCAAATTGAGCCGCATATGCTATTCAACACCTTAGCTAATTTACGTTTACTCGTAGAAGAAGACCCAATTCAAGCGCAGCTTATGATAGACCAACTCATTATTTATTTGCGTAGCGCATTAACGGCTTCACGTACAGAATTGATTAAGTTGTGTGATGAATTTTCCCAATTGCGCGCTTACCTTGAAATAATGTCGTTACGAATGGGGCCAAGGCTAAGTTTCGAACTAACTTTACCCGACTCCTTACAATATGCAACAGTGCCGTCGATGCTGCTGCAGCCACTTATCGAAAATGCAATTAAACATGGCGCGGAGCCCAAAATTGGTCATAGTAGTATTGAAGTAATTGCCCGGCAGACCGAGACAGGCATCGAGATTTCTGTTTCTGATACGGGGCTCGGTTTGGCTCCAGACTTTGATTATCGCGAACCTTCAAGCAGCAGTTACGGCTTATTGCACGTTCGGGAGCGTCTTCTGAAAACGTATGGCCCGAATGCGTCACTTTCAATAACACGCAATGCGCCGCAAGGTGTATGTTCAACAGTGAAAATACCTCAATGA
- a CDS encoding YqaE/Pmp3 family membrane protein, whose translation MRLLISLFLPWLTFFTIGRPIAGIICLLLQITLIGWIPATIWAVYALSQYKTDQKIEQALQQRSPRK comes from the coding sequence ATGCGTTTACTTATCTCCCTCTTCCTGCCATGGCTAACGTTTTTTACGATAGGCCGTCCGATTGCAGGCATCATTTGCCTGCTGCTACAGATCACCTTGATCGGCTGGATCCCTGCCACCATCTGGGCAGTGTATGCACTGAGTCAATATAAGACAGATCAGAAAATAGAACAGGCGCTCCAGCAGAGATCGCCGCGCAAATAA
- a CDS encoding XRE family transcriptional regulator has protein sequence MSNQNKTKHSTPLGKNHVADAVSALQKVDALRTNSKPRVANKVAIKHQLLKAISLWIVENQFTHSQAAQIMGISSSRLADLLDQQPEEYSVDTLIAMVLRTGKTIQLSINATSPPSEK, from the coding sequence ATGAGTAATCAGAACAAAACTAAGCACAGCACGCCACTTGGCAAAAACCATGTTGCTGATGCCGTTAGCGCATTACAAAAAGTGGACGCGCTACGGACCAACTCGAAGCCACGCGTTGCTAACAAAGTCGCCATCAAACATCAACTGCTGAAAGCAATTTCACTGTGGATCGTAGAAAACCAATTCACTCATTCTCAGGCGGCACAAATCATGGGAATAAGCAGCTCGCGTCTAGCCGATCTGCTTGATCAACAACCCGAGGAATACAGCGTTGACACCTTGATAGCGATGGTCCTCAGAACCGGCAAGACAATCCAGCTATCGATCAACGCTACTTCTCCACCATCTGAAAAATAA
- a CDS encoding mannose-1-phosphate guanylyltransferase/mannose-6-phosphate isomerase: MKIYPVILSGGSGTRLWPLSRAALPKQLLALVSDRTMLQETALRLSGIPGMMAPLMVCGNDHRFMIAEQMREIGIVPMGIMLEPEGRNTAPAVAAAAHYLMATEPDAVMLVLPADHVINDVPAFHAAIARASSAVAAGALATFGIVPSGPETGYGYIRRGEAVPASDGCFSVARFVEKPDLATAQSFIDDGSYLWNSGMFLFSAARYLEELASLRPDIAACAKKAVSDGYRDLDFCRLHEASFAACPSESIDYAVMEHTRHAVVVPADIGWSDVGSWSALWEVQQSDAQGNVLRGDVYTDEVSNSLIRAESRMVAVIGVSDVVVVETNDAVLVVHKDQVQKVKQVVDHLKKLKRNEHINHTRVYRPWGCYEGIDAGERFQVKRIIVNPGQILSLQMHHHRAEHWVVVTGTARVTCGEVVKLLTENESTYIPIGVTHRLENPGKLPLHLIEVQSGSYLGEDDIVRFEDMYKRRQ, from the coding sequence ATGAAAATTTATCCGGTAATTCTTTCAGGAGGCTCCGGCACCCGGTTGTGGCCCTTGTCACGCGCAGCCCTGCCTAAACAATTGCTGGCGCTGGTCTCGGATAGAACCATGTTGCAGGAGACCGCTTTACGCCTTAGCGGCATTCCGGGGATGATGGCGCCGCTGATGGTTTGTGGCAATGATCATCGCTTCATGATCGCCGAGCAGATGCGCGAGATTGGTATTGTGCCCATGGGTATCATGCTGGAACCGGAAGGGCGCAACACGGCGCCGGCCGTGGCCGCCGCCGCACATTACCTGATGGCAACTGAGCCCGATGCGGTGATGCTGGTGCTGCCTGCCGATCACGTGATCAATGATGTTCCCGCGTTTCATGCAGCGATCGCGCGCGCCAGCAGTGCCGTAGCCGCTGGTGCGCTGGCGACCTTTGGTATTGTGCCGTCCGGTCCGGAAACCGGCTACGGCTACATTCGTCGAGGTGAAGCTGTGCCAGCCTCCGACGGCTGTTTTTCTGTGGCGCGTTTTGTCGAAAAGCCCGATCTGGCGACCGCCCAAAGTTTTATCGATGATGGCAGTTATCTGTGGAATAGCGGGATGTTCTTGTTTAGCGCCGCCCGCTATCTGGAAGAGCTGGCCAGCCTGCGTCCGGATATCGCCGCCTGCGCTAAAAAAGCGGTCAGCGACGGTTATCGTGATCTCGATTTTTGCCGTTTGCATGAAGCCTCGTTTGCCGCCTGCCCTTCTGAATCGATTGATTACGCGGTGATGGAACACACGCGGCACGCGGTGGTGGTGCCAGCCGATATCGGCTGGAGCGACGTTGGTTCCTGGTCGGCGCTGTGGGAAGTGCAGCAGTCAGATGCGCAAGGCAATGTATTGCGTGGCGATGTCTATACCGATGAAGTGAGTAATTCACTGATACGCGCCGAGAGTCGTATGGTGGCGGTGATCGGCGTCAGCGACGTGGTGGTGGTAGAGACCAATGATGCGGTACTGGTGGTGCATAAAGACCAGGTGCAAAAGGTCAAGCAGGTGGTCGATCATCTGAAAAAACTGAAGCGCAATGAACACATCAACCATACGCGCGTATATCGCCCGTGGGGATGCTACGAGGGCATAGACGCCGGCGAGCGCTTCCAGGTCAAGCGCATTATCGTCAACCCGGGCCAGATCTTGTCACTGCAAATGCATCACCATCGCGCCGAACATTGGGTGGTGGTGACGGGCACGGCTCGTGTCACTTGTGGCGAAGTCGTCAAATTACTCACCGAAAATGAATCAACCTATATCCCTATCGGTGTCACGCACAGACTGGAGAACCCGGGCAAGCTACCTTTGCATTTGATAGAGGTACAGTCCGGTAGTTATTTGGGGGAAGACGACATCGTACGCTTTGAAGATATGTATAAACGCAGACAATAG
- a CDS encoding response regulator transcription factor, with the protein MKNTTIPRRTALIAEDEPRLAKSLAHLLSQLWPELEIIDIVGDGVSAIEKALEHTPDIMFLDIKMPGKTGLEVAEAVADDWPDNQAMPLFVYVTAFDDFAVKAFERAAADYVLKPASMDRLALTVERLKQRLSDRASTPAAGEMASLINHVQSILAPAENSSERIKVIRAGLGNTVKMIPVKDVICFEATDKYVNVITATGSALVRMSMRELVSKIDSSDFIQVHRSIMVNNNFILSATRDELGHFTLRLRELDRGVKVSRAFSHLFRPM; encoded by the coding sequence ATGAAAAATACCACGATACCTCGTCGCACAGCGCTCATTGCAGAAGACGAACCGCGCCTTGCCAAATCACTTGCACATTTACTGTCACAATTGTGGCCAGAACTTGAGATCATCGACATCGTTGGCGATGGCGTATCGGCGATCGAAAAAGCACTCGAACATACGCCTGACATCATGTTTTTAGATATAAAAATGCCTGGAAAAACGGGATTAGAAGTTGCAGAGGCTGTTGCAGATGATTGGCCCGACAATCAAGCAATGCCGCTTTTTGTTTACGTGACTGCGTTCGATGACTTTGCGGTAAAAGCCTTTGAACGAGCCGCCGCCGATTACGTGCTTAAACCGGCAAGTATGGACCGATTGGCGCTCACAGTTGAACGGTTAAAGCAACGATTGTCAGATCGCGCCTCAACTCCTGCAGCGGGAGAGATGGCGTCACTCATCAATCACGTACAGTCGATTCTGGCACCCGCAGAGAATTCTTCCGAACGAATCAAAGTTATTCGCGCAGGACTTGGTAATACAGTAAAAATGATTCCCGTGAAAGATGTCATCTGTTTTGAGGCGACAGACAAATATGTGAATGTGATTACCGCTACCGGTAGTGCGCTTGTGCGCATGAGTATGCGTGAACTGGTATCGAAAATTGATTCATCCGATTTCATTCAAGTGCATCGTAGCATTATGGTAAATAACAACTTCATCCTCAGCGCAACTCGCGACGAGCTTGGTCACTTCACTTTGCGGCTACGAGAACTTGACCGTGGAGTAAAAGTTAGCCGCGCATTCTCTCATTTGTTTCGACCTATGTAA
- a CDS encoding Auxin-binding protein, translating to MNKLQQFISSFFILIALNGCAMFTPPSGLDLSMTRPSVQGIYTVSMHPLVDAVEINQMHSWEISIATSKGIPVTGAQINFDGGMPQHLHGFPTHPRVTKELGGGRYRLDGVKFSMTGWWEMKVKIQSEQGNDAVTFNTVISSPTSFHGAVSAK from the coding sequence ATGAACAAGCTCCAACAATTCATTTCAAGTTTTTTTATATTGATTGCGTTAAATGGGTGTGCGATGTTTACACCACCCTCTGGCCTCGATCTGAGCATGACACGTCCGAGTGTTCAAGGAATTTATACCGTGTCGATGCACCCTTTGGTGGACGCGGTTGAGATCAATCAAATGCATTCATGGGAAATAAGCATTGCCACTTCAAAAGGCATTCCTGTCACTGGCGCTCAAATAAATTTTGATGGTGGTATGCCACAACATCTGCATGGTTTTCCAACCCATCCCCGCGTGACAAAAGAACTTGGTGGCGGGCGCTATCGTCTCGATGGCGTTAAATTTAGCATGACGGGTTGGTGGGAAATGAAAGTGAAAATTCAATCGGAACAGGGTAACGATGCCGTCACTTTTAATACGGTTATCTCTTCGCCTACTAGTTTTCACGGGGCAGTGAGCGCGAAATGA
- a CDS encoding EAL domain-containing protein yields MLPNRFWLMNYLQKRIKNIYGSNTVMAMLFVDLDEFRNIKYTFGHVFSDELLYQVGSRLSSLLRPGDYVARLSYGEFAFVLNDIAYTEEVRHMAEQVSVSLSMPFVLSGEQRHSMHASIGISMYPQDAEDGETFLKHADIAMYSARASGKEPYFFYQLHMSEAILEKITIEQHMRYALEKKEFILNYQPRVDSQTGQLRGLEALVRWDHPERGLLAPQYFIPIAETSGLIVQLGEYVIELVCQQLAIWKKHALPLCPVSINVSPRQLHRNDLMARILRHASENGIDPALLEIEVTESCIIEDSVTVKQQLEAFSALGMKLLLDDFGTGYSSLTQLQHYAMDLLKVDRAFTANLENGDKSAALVSAIITMAHALGMKVVAEGVETLAQLHLLQALACDEVQGYLISKPVSAEAIAELMCRPTLFSEMMFVEKNLNLKTAFLVL; encoded by the coding sequence ATGTTGCCGAATCGATTTTGGTTAATGAATTATTTGCAAAAACGTATCAAGAACATATACGGTAGCAATACGGTAATGGCAATGTTATTTGTCGACTTGGATGAGTTCAGGAATATCAAATATACATTTGGCCATGTCTTTAGTGATGAATTACTTTATCAAGTAGGTTCACGTTTAAGCTCGTTATTAAGACCTGGCGATTATGTAGCTCGTCTCAGTTATGGAGAGTTCGCATTTGTGTTGAATGACATAGCGTACACCGAAGAAGTTCGGCATATGGCGGAACAAGTCTCGGTGTCGTTGAGCATGCCGTTTGTGTTGTCAGGGGAGCAGCGTCATTCCATGCATGCATCGATCGGAATTAGCATGTATCCCCAAGATGCCGAAGATGGCGAAACGTTTCTGAAGCATGCGGATATTGCAATGTACTCTGCGCGAGCTTCTGGAAAAGAACCATACTTTTTTTATCAACTACACATGTCAGAAGCTATCTTGGAAAAGATCACTATCGAACAGCACATGCGGTACGCACTGGAAAAAAAGGAATTCATTTTAAATTATCAGCCACGAGTTGATAGTCAGACAGGGCAACTTCGTGGATTGGAGGCGCTTGTACGATGGGATCATCCGGAACGCGGTTTGTTGGCTCCACAATATTTCATTCCGATTGCCGAGACGTCTGGGTTGATAGTTCAGCTCGGTGAATATGTTATCGAGCTCGTATGTCAACAGCTTGCAATATGGAAGAAACATGCTTTACCCCTATGCCCGGTGTCGATCAATGTGTCACCACGCCAACTCCATCGTAATGATCTGATGGCGAGGATATTACGTCACGCTAGCGAGAATGGGATCGACCCAGCCTTGTTAGAAATTGAAGTGACGGAATCATGCATCATAGAAGACAGCGTCACAGTGAAGCAGCAATTGGAGGCATTCTCAGCACTTGGAATGAAGTTGTTGCTTGACGATTTTGGCACCGGGTATTCCTCTTTAACCCAACTGCAACACTATGCGATGGATTTGTTAAAGGTGGATAGAGCATTTACTGCAAATTTAGAAAATGGAGATAAAAGCGCAGCTTTAGTATCCGCGATTATTACGATGGCGCATGCACTCGGTATGAAGGTCGTTGCTGAAGGTGTTGAAACATTGGCGCAATTACATCTGCTACAAGCGCTCGCCTGTGATGAGGTCCAAGGATATTTAATTTCGAAACCTGTGTCTGCAGAGGCCATAGCCGAACTTATGTGTAGACCGACGCTGTTTAGTGAAATGATGTTTGTTGAGAAAAATCTGAATCTCAAAACAGCTTTCCTTGTCCTTTGA